A stretch of DNA from Brevibacillus ruminantium:
ATTCCCCCATGCTTTCGGAAGATGACCAGAAATCTGCATCGGTGTCTGCCATTCAGTGGTTAATGCCAGTAATACGGACTGCTGTTTTGGAGTAAAGTTCATACCTTCTTCCTCCTTTGTACTATTTTATTGATAGTGTCAGCCTTGCTGTTCTACCTCTATATTATATACGCAATATATTTTGAAAGGGAGGATGGAAATGAAATGAAATGTCCGTATTGCGGTGAGGACTTTTGGGTTAGTGGGCCGATGCGTGGATGCTGATGGAGAAACTGAAGCAGAGGTATTTTTGCGAGGTGGCAATGACTGAAACAGATGATGGAAATTGGTACCGGATGGCGCGAATTTTTGAGGTTCTTGAGTCGCCTTACCAGGTAAAAACCTATAGGGCCGTTGAAAAAGACGCGCCAAGGGCTATCAGCATGGCAGCATACAAACTAGTATCTTAACAAAACGGTAAATGTAGTTAGAAATATCGCATAAACGCACCAAGTAAGAAAATGAAAAATAACACTCCGCAAATGATGCGGAGCATATCAAAATAAAACTCTGAAGGTTCTTCCTTATCAGTAAGCCACCTAAGAATATTATTCCATATGGCCCGGGGGTATAGTGCAACAAATCCAGTTAGTAATAACTGGAGAATAGTGACGATGATTTCAAGAACTTTAACCATAAACACCCCTCCATACTAGTATTTTACGGCTTGTTGGGGGTACTTTCAAATCTTAATTATTAATCAGAATAATCGATTTTTTAAATAGATGACATGGCACGGAAATCAGGGATGATGGTTGGGACGCTTGGGAGTGTACCCTGTTTCGTAACAGGGGGAAATACCTCTCAAGTCACTTGGTTGTTCTGATGTTGGGCATTACACGGCATATGTGGGGGACGCCGCCAGCAGACGGAATAATCACGTACGTTGGCAAGCATCTACGCGGCGCTGCTTCCATGCAGCAGGTTTCCGAAATGCAGGGGCCAGTAAGAGTGGCAAGAAACTCCTACAGCCCCAAGCCGATCGTTTCCCGCCACCGATGGAGCCAGCGGAAACCGGACTGTTCAGGCACGAGATTGTAATAGCGTGAGTATACACAATGTGTACTGTGAGAATCTTAAGACTGCATCCCGATCAGTATTAAAAAACTAATTAACAACAAAAAGCACCCTTTAATCCTTCTGAAAATCAAAACACTTCTAGGGGCGGAATTTTTATTCCATAAACTTACGTACTTTGGGGAAAGGATATAAATAATTCCAAGTATAAAAAAGATTATCGATAATCCAATCTTCCCCAGTTCCATCTAAAAAATCCCTCCGATGAAATGACTGTAGATACTGATTAGTGTTACGAAATAATAAGAAATTGATTTCAAGACACATGTGACACATTAGTTACTTTGGAAAGTCTTTGTTTAATTTCCCACCGCATTTTGTTGGGCAGTTGGGGTCATTACATGGCTCATCCGGGTCATCGGAATCGTGTTCGAATACGTAGTGGAAGCAAATCCAATGCATCTTTTCAAATATCTCATACGAATCTTTGTTGACTCTAACTTCACCCTTACAATGAGCGCAGATTGGATATTTATCCATATTGTCACCTCGAAATAAGTATATGTTACAGAAGTTAGGTAGGATAGACACCGATTTGTAGTAATTTAACAAAACGGTAATTGGGTAAAGAAAGACCCCTAGGTTTACCTAAGGGTTCCGTTGATGAAATATATTATGGAGATTTAGCTTCAATCGACTATGATTCTTACTACGACATACCCAGACCCGGTTAATGCGGCGATTATCATCTTGGGGATTGTGACGCTAATTGCGGCTTTTGGTTTTTTGCTCGCGTTGTACCGTCTTGGCACCAATCCATTGTTGGCGTGGCTCACAATGATCGTTGTTCTTTCAAACGGCCTTGGTACCCTATTATCCGGAATATTTCCCATTCCCGATCCGAGACACGGTGGGGGAGCCCTGTCAGCTGGCATGTTCCTGGTGCCGTTTATTTTTGCTTTTGTGTCTCATGAAATGCTTGAAAAACTTCCAAAAACTAAATCATGAAATGTCAGATAAGTTTTTTTGACGATTATTGATGCTGAATGAGGCGGATCAAGGAGTCGTCGGTCAATTTGAGCTTTCTCATATAGCAGCGCACCGCTAAAAAGTGGGACATTTTTATTTGCATCTTCTCATGTTGTTCGCATATAATACAAACAAACGTTCGTAAACGAGTGATCCGTTTGGACATAAATGAAGTGGTCATGTCGTGGATCGTCTGGCATTAGGCGGTAAAATTATCCTCTTACCCGAGAAGACCCCCGACTTCATGTAATGGAAAGGAGGCAGCATTATTTCTCGTTCGGTATTGTCATATCAACTGCAGAATGAGGAACACTTTCAGATAGGATTACAAAAATCCTAAACATTCTGCAATTCATGAAAAAACCGAATCCTTTACTTGAAAGGCATCCGGTTTTCGTAATCAGGCAGCCGGGGTTGGACTACTCTTTTTATTAGCATAGCGCTTTCAGCTCTTTTATTTGCTCAATATGTCTTTGCTCGTGTAAATACAATAGTTCAATCCATTGAGTGAAAATCCGAGGGCCTTGGGAAAGTGGAGATGGAGTCCAAGATTACCGCAGACACATTCATCCAAGGTTTGGAGACTATCTTACATCACAAGAAGGGCTCGGCAGCTCTTCATTTACTCACACCCTTCTTCCGGATATACCACCGGCGTTTATGAAAGGAGATGGACCTATAATTTTGGGCCAGTCTGATGATTCGTTTACGAGAAAGTGATGCCGGTTTTGAAGAGAGGCTTTTGTTAAGGGAACTTCTTACAATCAGATTACCGGGGTAGTGAGCTTTCACGAAGTTACCGTAAGTTTCGAACTCGGAGAAGCCGGCATAACTCTGTTTGTTGGTTTTCTTGATAATCGCCCAGTACCACCTGGTCTTATGCCTGGCCTCAATTTTACGCTTCAGTTGGGAGAGCTTCGATTTGTCGAACAGCATATAGTGGGCAACGAAAGAGCGCGAGGCAGTTGGCCTGGTTCCCAGTAATTTCTTATAGGTGCGAAAATACTCAGGACGACTCCAGTTTCGGCAGTAAAAAACGGTTTTCCCGTTGACGAGAAAGACGTGAGGGCGGATGAGAATGGTGTCAGCGTCAATCACAAGATAATACCTTTGCTTGGTCAAGTTTCCTCCCGCCAGCTTCAACAATTGTTGGAGCATCCAGCCCGAGCGATTGGTGCGTTTGGTTTGGTAGTGAATGTCTTTTTTTGTAATCGGTAGGACGCGTTTTTCATTGATGAAGGTGCAGTTTTTACGTCGGCAAAGGGCTTGGATTCGCTTGCTTGGTGGCGATACAACCATGATCTTGCCGACGGGATGCTTCACTTGCTTACGGATACTGTCAATGACATAGGGAAGCGTGCCAAGGTCTTTCTCAATAGCTGGGATCAGGACATCAATTTTGATAGAGCTGTTGAAGGTGCTTTTCGCTGAACGATTCAACTTCTCAACTCCTTTTCTAAGCTGTTTCACGCATATGTGTCTGAACAGGTTGGCCGAAGTGTCCGACTTTCCAGATAGGATATGATTTTCTTCCTTCAGGTGAATATGACAGATATGGAAATCCTGAGAAATGGGTGTTTGTCTGCGTTCTAGAGTCAATGAGAAAACTATTGATCTCAGAGGCCGACAGGGTTTGAAGCCTTGCCGCTATAAGCACGACCGTTGTTTTTGCAGTGATTCAATACGTATACTTTTTGAAGATAAAGAGTAGTGGTTTCGTTGCACTCCAAAAAGAAGTGTCAGCTTAACAGTACCAAGGCATATCGGAATCATGGGGTTCGGAATTGAAATCCGAATATAGGTATTACTTTTAACTTTCCTCCGAAAGAAGTCTCCCACTTCTAAACGTGAAGGTGCTTTTAGCACCAGTGAAAGTGGGGGCAGGTGGTGCTCCCATTGAAGTGATAAAAAAATATATAGAAAATCAAGGTGTAAAGTGAGGTGATTCGATATGGCAAACAAAGCATATAAGTTCCGTCTGTATCCAACGCAAGAACAAGAGAAACTCCTTGCCAAAACCTTCGGTTGTGTTCGTTTCGTCTACAACAAAATGTTAGCTGAACGAAAGGAAACATATGAACAATTTAAGGGTGACAAAGAAGCGCTAAAGAAACAAAAGTTTCCTACTCCTGCTAAGTATAAGGAGGAGTTTGCATGGCTCAAAGAAGTAGATAGTCTCGCATTGGCGAACGCCCAACTGAATTTGCAGAAGGCATACAAAAACTTCTTCTCTGGTCGTGCTGAATTTCCGAAGTTCAAAAACCGTAAGGCAGGACAATCCTACACAACCAATGTGGTAAACGGAAACATTATGCTTTTGGATGGCTATATCAAATTGCCGAAACTGAAACTTGTGAAAATGAAGCAACATCGGGAAATTCCGTCGCTTCATATTGTCAAGTCTTGTACGGTTTCTCGAACAAAAACAGGAAAATACTATGTTTCTATTCTCACTGAATACGAACATCAACCTGTACAAAAAGAAGTGCAAGCTGTTGTTGGCTTAGATTTTTCCATGAATGGCTTATTTGTCGATAGTGAAGAAGGTGAGACAGCCAATTACCCTCGTTTCTATCGCCAAGCCTTGGAAAAATTAGCGAAGGAACAGCGTATTTTATCACGTAGAAAGAAAGGCTCTAGTCGTTGGCACAAACAACGTCTGAAAGTAGCGAAGCTACATGAAAAAATTGCGAACCAACGAAAGGACTTTCTCCATAAGGAATCGCACAAATTAGTGAAACTGTATGACTGCGTGGTTATCGAAGACCTCAACATGAAAGGAATGTCACAAGCACTCCATTTCGGGAAAAGCGTTGCTGATCATGCCTGGGGCATGTTCACGACATTTCTTGGGTACAAGTTAGAAGAGCAAGGGAAAAAGCTTATCAAAATAGATAAATGGTTTCCATCATCCAAAACTTGCTCATGTTGTGGTCAAGTAAAAGAGTCTCTATCCCTTTCTGAGCGTAAATTCCACTGTGATTGTGGTTTTGTGGCAGACAGAGATTGGAATGCTTCTATCAACATCAAACGTGAAGGATTACGCTTATTAGCGTTGGTATAGCAAAAAGAACTCTTGGAACGAGAGGGATAGCTCGGTCAGTTTTCGTTGGCTACTAAAAGCAACGATAAGTCGAGAAGCCCCCACTTCAAAAACCGTAGGGTTTTAAGTGATGGGTAGTTCACTTCATAGGCAAGTTAGATGTTACAGAGTAAGTGGTAGAGATCTCAATATTATTAACAATCCAAACCTGCCAAACACCAGTTTCTGGATTATTAACCTCTACGACCTCAGGATTTGCACTGGGATTACTTGAATTAGATCGTATGTTTGAAGGAGATCTCAAATACACATCTGGAAAATCATAATCATCTACACTTGCAAATTGTGCTTCAACTCGTATGAGGCTACTTCCATCAGGAACAGTAATTGTTCCAACTCGTTTGTCTTCACCTTGTCCGATTGTTCCGTTTTTTACATTGCTATTCTCGTCTTATACCTTCTATATCTCTCGGTTTTATAACGAACCTACACCGTGCGGGCGACTTTCATCGCACACGGCGTTCCATCAACGGATAAGAAGTTGTTTACAATGGGCAATTCTATTGTACGACGAATGGTCGGCAAAAAATCTATTGGGTAGAAGGATTGAGACAAAATTGAGACTGAACAAGACTATGACAAGATACACAATGTAGCGTAATGCTTAACACAAAAAAACCGTCAGGTTTTCTATAACAAATTGGATTGTCAACACCAAACTAGACAGATTTCTTAAGTGCAACTTCTTTGTACGCTATAGGACTCAGATAACCTAATGTGGAATGAATCCTTGTTTCGTTAAACCATTTTATATAGATTCCCAGCTCCTTTTTTAACTGAGCTAACGATTCAAACTGACGATTTCTCACGAACTCCGCTTTGATCAGCTTAAAGGTTGCCTCTGCCACTGCATTATCATAGGGGCAGCCTTTCATACTTAGTGAGCGTTTGATATTGAACGTATTGATCACATCATCAATCGTAAGATTTTTAAACTCACTGCCACGATCCGAGTGAAAAAGCTGAATTTGGCGCAGATCTCCTTTTACGCTTGCAAATGCTTGATAGACGAGTGCGGCATCTTTGAATTTTCCGCAGCTGTGACCAATAATCTCCCGATTAAACAAGTCCACAAGCAAGCAAATATAGTGCCATTTGTTTGCGACTCGAACGTAGGTCAAGTCACTCACAACAGCTTCGAGAGGTGCTTCTTTCACAAACTCGCGATTCAGTTCGTTCTGGATTGGCGATTCGTTACATGACGACACATTCGGTTTATACTGTGCAACCGTGTAGACCGAAACCAGAGCGTTTTTCTTCATCAAACGTCCAATGCGCCGTCTGGAAACCGTCAGTCCATCTTTGTGAAGTTTTGCTTTGATCTTTCTTGCTCCATAAACGCGCTGATTCTCTTCAAAAATACGGATAATTGCTTGTTCCACCTCATCATCATCGATAGATGATGGCTCTTTACTCTCGTAGTAGTAGGTACTCCGATTGACCTGGAGGATCTTGCACATGGCCAATACGGAATACTTATGAGCGTTTTGCTGGATTACCATTATTTTCGTCCGAAGATCAGCGCCGCTTGCTTTAAAATATCGTTCTCCATCTTCAGTCGTTGATTTTCCTTACGTAGCTGAAGTAGCTCGTTTTGTTCATCTGTACGGTTATCGCTTTCTTTGAAGGAACCGGTGGTTCTACTCTGTTTTACCCAACGATCAAATGCAGATGCACTCAGATCGTATTCTCTCAAAATATCTGCACGTGGTTTGCCGTTCTCATAAAGTTGAACCATTTGCTGCTTGAACTCATCTGTAAATGCTCGACGCTCACGTTTAGCCATGACATTCTCTCCGTCCTTTTTCGATTTGTTTCTAATCTACTAGACCTTAAGAGAACTGTCCAATTCAGTGTAGCCGATTCAAATTGATCCATTTCTCGTAAATAGCCTGCAATTTGGCGGAATTAAAGCATTGAGAGACTGAATGGTAAGAAGAATAGCACATGAGTTGCACTATTCTTCATCAATCTCAATATCGTCTGATTCATTTGAGATTCCAGCAAGCATTTTTGCTTCAGCTTCAAATGGCTCTACATCGATATCTAAAGGCTTTTCCTTATACTGCGCATTCCATGGAATACCACAAGCTGCTGCGTGCCTTTTAGGATCGTATGGGACACCTGTTTTCAAAACGCTGTAAATAATCTTTGCAACTTTGCCACACATATGTCCAATGGCTTTTCTCTTGGGCATTTGACGTTCTACCAGTCGCTCGTAGTACACCGCAAAAACATTAGGGCCAGCTCTTTGTGCAATAAGTATTAACGCCATTTGAAATAGAATCCTGCGAGTATCTCGAACGCCACTAAATGTTTGATGAGTTCCTTTGACGGAAGTACCGGACTGTTTATTTTCCGCAGATACACCAAGATACTTTTTAAATTCTTTATATGTACTGAAACGTTGAATATCACCAATGATTGCGATAAGGGTACATGCCCATCCATCACTCATGACAGGTAATGAATAAAGCAACTGTGTATAGGGGTGTGGTGTAGTTCCTTTCTCGACATTACCATGCAAGAGCTCATGAATATTTTCGTCAATACGCTCTAAACTTTCTTGAAGCCGTAAGGCTTCCTGGATAAGCCAATTTTGACGATCAACAACATGAACCAATGGAAGGGCGACTGTATTAGGTAGTATTTTAACTAATTCAGTAGCTGCCTTTTTTGCAACAGTCTTAGCTCCACTTTTAACAATGGCTTCTCGAATCTCATCTTCGGACAAATCCTTCATATCCAATGCTGTAGGATACTTTAAGACTAGGCGTAATACAGAAGGATTAGACAGCTTTTTAAACGCTCTTTTTAGATCAGGGTGAGTGATCCGAAATAGTTGCTGCACCTGGTTTTTCCGGCGTGTCAAGGTAGTAGTAAGCAACCAGCGATCCCGTATGAGCGTACGAAAAATTGACTGTGACAACGAGGCGGGACTCGCCAATCGGACAGATTTCATATCGGGATGTAAAGATTTATGCCATCCCATATAAGCCATCGTTCTAGCATCAATAGCATCAGATTTCTCTTGGATACCTAGTGTTTCTTCACGAAATTTTTTAACAGAGGCATTTTCAACCATGTGAAGTGAGTATCCAGCGTTTATTAATATTTGTTGAAGGAGAAAGGAATAGTGGCCACCTGTCGGTTCCATTAGAACAAAAAAGTCGGTTGGTTTTAATCCTAACTGCTCTTGTACAACTTGAAGGGCGTTCAAGAAGTTAGAAATACCCAAGCTGTCGGCATCAAATTTCATTGTTTTGGCCCTTTTCCATTTTCCATCACGAAACTGTTCAGGAGAAATACAGGTAGCCACATGAAAATCAGCTCCAATATCGACACCAACGTAGATTGGGTAAAAGAGCCTTTCAGATTCTCGTTGCCCATTGGTTTGACTAACACTAAATGTCATTAGCTCAGTTACCGTCATAAGCTGAGTTCTCCTTTTTATTATCAAAGCAGCATGTAATACACCTGACTTTCCAAGTTACTGTGAGAGCTTCATTTGCCCAATGTAGCATGTTAGGAATATAGCGCCAGGTGATCTGTCCCCAAATTGTCTCAAGAGGTCTAACGCAAGTTAGCCCCAAACGTTTAAAGGGTTTTGACTGCTTAAGTTTATATAAGGTGAAGATTACTGTTATATAGACCTTTAAAAACTAAATACGATATAACTGGTTGAATCCCTCCTGCATTTTAAGGAATTTCTGGAAAATAAAAAAACCCGTAAAAACGGGTTATGGCTACTTAAGTTGTGCAGTGCCTAAACACGTGGAGTGCCCCAGTGTTATATCAGAGGTCTGTAATCTAACAGCCCCAATCCTATTATGGTCGGAAAAACCATGAAAGGTCACTGCACATAGTATGGATTCGTTAAAGAACGAGTTCATTCCTGCAAGACCAATGTTCCCAAATAGTTACTAGAGCTCCATCCATCTGAAGTGCCCACATTGTAATCAGGAATACATTGGTATACAAACATTCTCTAAAAAAGGAGTTACTCCTGCAAAAAAACCAATGTTCCCAAACACACGACAGAGCTCCATCCTGTTTATGGCAGACTAAAAATGTAGGTTATGGCAGTTAATTTATGCAGACCCGTAGGGGCTGCATAAATTAAAAAACCACTTGCCAACATCCCCTTATCAAAATACACTCCTGTTGGGCATTACAGACGACGGGAGGTATAAAGTTAGGAGATGTTAGCAGTGGCAGAAATTAATTATATCAGGCATGAGGCAAACAAAAAAGGGCGAGCTTATAGCAAGATTGCCAAACAAATGAATCGTGATTCAAGGACGGTTCAGAAGTATGCAGAAATGGATGATTTCAATCTACAAGAAAAGCCCAAGCAAATTCGAAAAGCTAGAGTCATGGAGCCCGTTAAACCTATTCTTGATCAATGGATCAAAGAGGACTTGAACAAGAAAAAGAAGTTCCGAAGAACAGCACAACGCTTGTTCACGCAATTAGTGGAGGAATACCAATTTACAGGATCATCTCGCTCTGTCAGACAATATGTTTCCCAACGTAAGCACCAGTTAGCGGAGACAAGTGATGCTGCGGCATTGCCATTGGAAACGAGACCTGGATCAGCTCAAGTTGATTTTGGAGAAGCACCATTCAAATATCAGGGAGAAAGTGTTACCTTGCCATTCCTCGTTCTCTCGTTTCCTTATAGCAACACGTTCTACTTTCAAGTTTTCCAGTCTCAGAATCGAGAATGCTTTCTGGAGGGATTAAAGCGTATCTTTCACTATATAGGTGGAGTTCCAAAGGTCATTCGATTTGATAATTTATCACCAGCGGTGAAAAAGATCATGCCAAATGGTCAGCGTGAACTGACGGAGGAATTTCAAAACTTCGTTTTTCATTATGACTTTGAATACGAGTTTTGCAATCCCGGTAGTGGCAATGAAAAAGGGCACGTAGAGGCGATGGTCAAGTACGTTCGCAACAACTTCCTGCTACCTGAGTTGCAGATACACAATCTTGATCAGCTAAACGAAACCCTTTGGAAAAAAGCCGAGAAAGATCGGGAGAGACCTCATTATGTGAAAGAAACCATGCTTTCCGAACTATATTTGGCAGACAAGGAACACCTTCTTCAATTACCTGCCAAAGAGTTTGATTGTATCCGATATGAACGAGTAAAAGCGGATAAATACGGATATATCCGAGTCGAAAATAAACTCTACTCAACGTCTCCCCGTTTTGCCAAATGTATGGTTTTGGCAAAGATCTCATTTGACCGAGTCGATATTTTAACTGAAGAATATGAGCTGATCGTACAGCATCCCAGGCTGTATGGCAAAGAGCCAAAATCAGTGATTTGGCAGCCATATTTGATATTGATGGCAAAACGGCCAACTGCTATTAAATACACAAGTTTTTATGAACAATTGCCAATCGAATGGCAAGTCTATCTCTCGAATTGCACGGTCCCAGAGAAGCAAGAAGCTCTCCAGCTACTATCCGTCATTTTAAAAAACGATGATATGAAAATACCCACGCAAGCTTTGCAGCTTGCCTCTGAGAATGGTCACCCAGCCGTTGATTCTATTAAGCAGATCTATTATCAACTCATGAATGGCCGTGGACAAAGGGATACCATCCAACCGAAAGGTTTTGTTCCTGCCGTTCCAACAGCCACTAGAGGATTAGCCCATTACAATGAATTTTTTAAGGGAACGGGAGGTCATCACTAGTGGATGCATTGATAAAAGAATATTCAAAGCGTCTCAAGTTGAGTTGGGTTCGGCAACATTTCCATGAGGTTGAAGCTACTACAAATGAAGAGTACTTACTCAAAATACTAGAAAACGAGATACAACAACGAGAAGTACGGAAAATCAATCTGCTCTTTAAACAATCTTCCTTGCCAAGAATAACAGGAAAGCCATTTGAATGGGGTCATATTCAGATGGGACAAGGTCTCACGCAGGATCATATCCTTCATGGTGGATTTATAGAGGAGAAAGAAAATCTGATCTTTTATGGCGGTGTGGGAACGGGGAAAACGTACTTATCCACTCTGATTGGCTTAAATGCCATTCAGCAGCAAGGGAAAAAGATAAAGTTCTTTACTGTCGCTGGATTAGTCAATCGGCTGCTAGACGCTCACGAGACTGGCTCGTTGAGCCGATTCTTTAACCATATTGAGAAGCTAGATCTGTTAATACTCGACGAACTGGGGTATATTCCTCTGCATAAACAAGGTGCAGAACTGCTATTTCAGATTATCTCCATGTGCTACGAAAGAAAAAGTATTATTATCACGACCAATCTACAGTTTGGCCAATGGAATCATATATTTGGTGATCCAATTTTAACAGAGGCAGTTATTGATCGCTTGATTCATCACTCTCATTTGATCGTCTTCAATGGCGAAAGCCATCGATACAAAGAATCGCTATTACACGGTAAATAATTTAGGGGTTGGCAAGTGGTACATTTTTAATTGCCATTTGCTACATTTCTTACTTGCCAAAAACACTCCATCCAAAAGGAGTGCCCACGTTGTGTTAAGAAATACATTGGCACTTTGTAGTTTAAGCCTAAAAAGAAAATATGAAAAGAAGTTCTCAGTAGATTGCTTTGCAATCTACTTGCGATACCTCCCGTGTGGGCTATGTCCTCCAAAAAATCTAAATGAAAGGTGTGGTTACACCATGTATTAAATTTCTTACGCGAATAGCATGTAGTCCTTTAATCGAAAGAAAAGATGATTCAAATCATTACAGTAACACACGATTTGCTAAATGAGAGGGGGAAATATGAAAGCCTATCATGTTCATGACTAGGAAAACAGCGGTGAAGAGGCTTATCATGGATTGGGCTATCAAAAATCTAAGCCAACTAGAGGGGGCGACATTAACGAACTCATGACAATTGAATGAATCGCCAATAAATTCTACTCGATGACAACTAACTATAAACCTAAAGTAGCAACGATTGCACACGGAGATCCCCACTTGGACAATGTTTTCCTGCGTGATAAACAGGTCAAGTTCATTGATTGGGAATGGGCGGGGGTCACGTCACCTATCCGAGATGTAACTTTCATTCTTCAAGATATCTATAATCTAGACTTGCTGAGGTATGTAGTAAGTAGGTACTACGAATTAATAACTGAAACAGTGTTACATGTTTCTGAAGAAGATTACATGCGAGATTTGGCAATCTGGGCTATTGATATAACATTGATGATGTTAGGATGGGAAATCGAAAAAATGACATTGAGCGAAGAAACAGGCGATGACATCATAAATAAAGTCAATTTTAAGATTCATTTCATTCAAGAACAATGGAACCATTTTATAGAAAACGAAGGGTCAAATTGATTTTACAAAAGAGAATTGTGAGCAGGTGGATAACGATGGATCGAATCCTCCGGCTTCTGATTAATCGTATTTTGTTCATTGCATTTTAAACAAATAATCGTTTTATCTTCCAGGATTACCCCTTCCAAGAATCCACCAGTGCAATATATGGCTTTGTTACATTGTTTGCAATAACAAACGAATTCCATCTGGCTTCACATCCTTTGATTACAGTATATGACACGCTTTAGATAAATCGAAAGGATCATTTTGTTAAATTGATTCGGTTTTCGGTACCTTGAAATTTGAAAAAAGCAGAAAGAAGATAGGTCACGCAGGAAATTGCAAACCATTTTGTATCTGATGCTAGTAACAAATACGTACTGAACGGTAACGACCAAATAAATGGTATCAAGATTATTGGTGCGGTTACAAAAGATGTAATAAAAGCGATGAGTGCTGGAAGCATAATCAGCAAATATAATAAAAAGTCGAGACCTTTATAGGATTCACCATAAATATAGTCATAACAAACAACTAATGAAATCAATGAACCGAGTAGGCCGATCAGGAAACCTAGAACGGAGAACCAATTTTTATACATCGTGTCAATCCTCCTTCATTAACCGAATATTACCAGCTAGAACGACAGGAGGAAAGAACACGACCTCAATTGCTTTCGTTCATTCTCAATATGTTGAACTCTAAATTGAAAATCTTGGTCCAATAGGGTGACCAACATGCGAAAATCCGAATTTTCTGATGAGGTTCTTTCGATTACCAGCACGGTGCAAGACTCCCTTCTTGTGACGGCATATCGCTACCTCGGATATTGCCGTTCTTTGCTACTACTATAACATGAAGAGATGTCCGTTTTCATAAGAAGATGTCAGGTTTTCTGACATATGTATGTAAAAATACTCTATGTGAAAAAGTAACTTACCAAAATGAAGACAATTGTTTGTAACAGTGCTGTAGTGATGTCTTCCTTCCAACTACTATTTGCATGTGGACTTCTTTTGTATCTCAAAATACTCATAAGTCGAGTGATTAGGAAAAAGCAGAGAAAGACGATAAGGATTTTTACAGGGGGAAGCATATTTTCACCTCAGATCCAGATCCGTACATGATTTTCATCATTTTAACAAAAAATTAGGATTCAACT
This window harbors:
- a CDS encoding IS3 family transposase (programmed frameshift), with the translated sequence MAKRERRAFTDEFKQQMVQLYENGKPRADILREYDLSASAFDRWVKQSRTTGSFKESDNRTDEQNELLQLRKENQRLKMENDIFKASGADLRTKIMVIQQNAHKYSVLAMCKILQVNRSTYYYESKEPSSIDDDEVEQAIIRIFEENQRVYGARKIKAKLHKDGLTVSRRRIGRLMKKNALVSVYTVAQYKPNVSSCNESPIQNELNREFVKEAPLEAVVSDLTYVRVANKWHYICLLVDLFNREIIGHSCGKFKDAALVYQAFASVKGDLRQIQLFHSDRGSEFKNLTIDDVINTFNIKRSLSMKGCPYDNAVAEATFKLIKAEFVRNRQFESLAQLKKELGIYIKWFNETRIHSTLGYLSPIAYKEVALKKSV
- a CDS encoding transposase — encoded protein: MANKAYKFRLYPTQEQEKLLAKTFGCVRFVYNKMLAERKETYEQFKGDKEALKKQKFPTPAKYKEEFAWLKEVDSLALANAQLNLQKAYKNFFSGRAEFPKFKNRKAGQSYTTNVVNGNIMLLDGYIKLPKLKLVKMKQHREIPSLHIVKSCTVSRTKTGKYYVSILTEYEHQPVQKEVQAVVGLDFSMNGLFVDSEEGETANYPRFYRQALEKLAKEQRILSRRKKGSSRWHKQRLKVAKLHEKIANQRKDFLHKESHKLVKLYDCVVIEDLNMKGMSQALHFGKSVADHAWGMFTTFLGYKLEEQGKKLIKIDKWFPSSKTCSCCGQVKESLSLSERKFHCDCGFVADRDWNASINIKREGLRLLALV
- a CDS encoding DUF6492 family protein; translated protein: MNRSAKSTFNSSIKIDVLIPAIEKDLGTLPYVIDSIRKQVKHPVGKIMVVSPPSKRIQALCRRKNCTFINEKRVLPITKKDIHYQTKRTNRSGWMLQQLLKLAGGNLTKQRYYLVIDADTILIRPHVFLVNGKTVFYCRNWSRPEYFRTYKKLLGTRPTASRSFVAHYMLFDKSKLSQLKRKIEARHKTRWYWAIIKKTNKQSYAGFSEFETYGNFVKAHYPGNLIVRSSLNKSLSSKPASLSRKRIIRLAQNYRSISFHKRRWYIRKKGVSK
- a CDS encoding IS110 family transposase translates to MTVTELMTFSVSQTNGQRESERLFYPIYVGVDIGADFHVATCISPEQFRDGKWKRAKTMKFDADSLGISNFLNALQVVQEQLGLKPTDFFVLMEPTGGHYSFLLQQILINAGYSLHMVENASVKKFREETLGIQEKSDAIDARTMAYMGWHKSLHPDMKSVRLASPASLSQSIFRTLIRDRWLLTTTLTRRKNQVQQLFRITHPDLKRAFKKLSNPSVLRLVLKYPTALDMKDLSEDEIREAIVKSGAKTVAKKAATELVKILPNTVALPLVHVVDRQNWLIQEALRLQESLERIDENIHELLHGNVEKGTTPHPYTQLLYSLPVMSDGWACTLIAIIGDIQRFSTYKEFKKYLGVSAENKQSGTSVKGTHQTFSGVRDTRRILFQMALILIAQRAGPNVFAVYYERLVERQMPKRKAIGHMCGKVAKIIYSVLKTGVPYDPKRHAAACGIPWNAQYKEKPLDIDVEPFEAEAKMLAGISNESDDIEIDEE
- the istA gene encoding IS21 family transposase, translated to MLAVAEINYIRHEANKKGRAYSKIAKQMNRDSRTVQKYAEMDDFNLQEKPKQIRKARVMEPVKPILDQWIKEDLNKKKKFRRTAQRLFTQLVEEYQFTGSSRSVRQYVSQRKHQLAETSDAAALPLETRPGSAQVDFGEAPFKYQGESVTLPFLVLSFPYSNTFYFQVFQSQNRECFLEGLKRIFHYIGGVPKVIRFDNLSPAVKKIMPNGQRELTEEFQNFVFHYDFEYEFCNPGSGNEKGHVEAMVKYVRNNFLLPELQIHNLDQLNETLWKKAEKDRERPHYVKETMLSELYLADKEHLLQLPAKEFDCIRYERVKADKYGYIRVENKLYSTSPRFAKCMVLAKISFDRVDILTEEYELIVQHPRLYGKEPKSVIWQPYLILMAKRPTAIKYTSFYEQLPIEWQVYLSNCTVPEKQEALQLLSVILKNDDMKIPTQALQLASENGHPAVDSIKQIYYQLMNGRGQRDTIQPKGFVPAVPTATRGLAHYNEFFKGTGGHH